From one Bombyx mori chromosome 5, ASM3026992v2 genomic stretch:
- the LOC100620062 gene encoding 71 kDa protein isoform X1, which produces MGKVRKTKARKVKNAVVSEESNEEEQLSNDSKENAVQTILDQLQGASVEEKYCGLQTLAMFIEIPENIDEVINQGLVKVAAPLLLDPASSVRNASSGMLRNLSAVKLDICDSLMDQDIMTPLTCYFHEHAESWIPDPISKSRDEDIDTFVQCVNLLLNLCESSDLAVKYVGQSRILDILPRYLDMSLFGIDIVAAVLQCLFVVVEDNPLAMEKIKSNCQKQLQTLIYLEGTDPSQLLIKTLSAGVIINTHGGKLTTLPIEMINQIMSILAKTLSVDHRFACNQLSSQVPLKNTSGKMEDPPKIKDAQILDKQIKAVIQMLDAQQSAIEIIANICSDEDGDDINSDSSSENNEIDEEICQNGNGTLLTEDKLPPEVLEALVNFEVFQRVWARTEMPAQNVVMILKDYEGSQLICKKLQSLQTRALLCVNNMISSLPNASLGGVNGIYKIWVDAGKLVFKQREENLNLLESATAVMRAALDKIKLRDSDKASDISLFNDLAISDIEIMLTGIRQCEVPEIRSNLIRMVGILALLLVNNLNDITSNVICTITDFIIEQSHKENEVWVLAEALDTLVDLYAEDETDYLAAKVKLVDKLAILAPILKNKARQQKRLPKEYKVLVNTAITNLPRFINYKKERVSKL; this is translated from the exons ATGGGTAAGGTTCGAAAAACTAAGGCTCGTAAAGTCAAAAACGCTGTGGTTAGCGAAGAGAGCAATGAAGAAGAGCAACTTTCAAATGATAGCAAAGAGAATGCGGTTCAAACGATATTAGATCAGTTGCAG GGAGCAAGTGTTGAAGAGAAGTATTGCGGTTTGCAAACTTTGGCAATGTTTATAGAGATTCCAGAGAATATTGATGAAGTTATAAACCAGGGTCTTGTAAAAGTTGCTGCTCCTTTATTGCTGGATCCTGCTAGTTCTGTGAGAAATGCATCATCTGGTATGCTTCGAAATCTATCTGCTGTTAAGCTGGATATTTGTGATTCTCTGATGGATCAGGATATTATGACACCGTTGACCTGCTATTTTCATGAA caTGCAGAATCATGGATACCTGATCCAATTTCTAAATCAAGAGATGAAGATATTGATACATTTGTTCAATGTGTTAATTTGTTGTTGAATTTGTGTGAAAGTTCTG ACTTAGCTGTTAAATATGTTGGTCAATCTAGGATACTAGATATACTTCCAAGATACTTAGATATGTCATTATTTGGTATAGACATAGTAGCAGCAGTACTGCAATGCctgtttgttgttgttgaagACAATCCACTTGCAATggaaaaaatcaaatcaaattgtcAAAAACAGCTACAAACTTTAATCTATCTGGAAGGAACTGACCCCTCTCAACtcttaattaaaacattatctGCTGgagttataataaatacacatgGAGGCAAACTTACAACCTTACCTATTGAAATGATAAATCAAATAATGTCTATACTAGCAAAGACTTTATCAGTGGATCATAGGTTTGCTTGCAATCAGTTGTCAAGTCAAGTTCCATTGAAAAATACTTCTGGAAAGATGGAGGACCCACCTAAAATTAAAGATGCGCAAATATTAGACAAACAAATTAAGGCAGTCATTCAAATGCTGGATGCCCAACAAAGTGCTATTGAAATCATTGCTAACATTTGTTCAGATGAAG ATGGCGATGATATCAATAGTGATAGCTCTtctgaaaataatgaaattgatGAAGAAATTTGTCAGAATGGAAATGGTACACTCCTCACAGAAGATAAACTTCCTCCAGAAGTCTTGGAAGCATTAGTGAATTTTGAAGTATTTCAAAGAGTATGGGCAAGAACAGAAATGCCAGCCCAAAATGTAGTCATGATTTTAAAAGATTATGAAGGTTCTCAATTGATATGCAAAAA attacagAGTTTACAAACGAGAGCTCTACTGTGTGTTAACAATATGATATCTTCACTACCAAATGCGAGTCTTGGAGGTGTTAATGGTATCTATAAAATCTGGGTGGATGCAGGAAAATTAGTATTCAAACAAAGAGAAGAAAATTTAAATCTCTTAGAATCTGCTACAGCAGTGATGAGAGCTGCACTAGATAAAATAAAGCTTAGAGACAGTGATAAAGCTAGTGATATTAGCTTATTCAATGATCTGGCCATCTCTGATATAGAA ATTATGTTAACTGGAATCAGACAATGTGAAGTGCCTGAGATAAGGTCAAACCTAATACGAATGGTCGGTATACTTGCCCTATTATTGGTAAACAACTTGAATGACATCACTTCTAATGTGATTTGCACCATCACAGATTTCATAATAGAACAATCACACAAAGAGAATGAAGTATGGGTGCTGGCCGAGGCACTAGATACTTTGGTAGATTTATATGCTGAAGATGAAACAGATTATTTAGCTGCTAAAGTGAAACTAGTTGACAAGTTGGCGATACTGGCACCAATTTTAAAGAATAAG GCTAGACAGCAAAAGAGACTTCCAAAAGAATACAAAGTTCTCGTCAATACTGCGATCACTAATTTACCGAGATTTATAAATTACAAGAAAGAAAGAGTAAGCAAGTTATAA
- the LOC100620062 gene encoding 71 kDa protein (The RefSeq protein has 2 substitutions compared to this genomic sequence): MGKVRKTKARRVKNAVVSEESNEEEQLSNDSKENAVQTILDQLQGASVEEKYCGLQTLAMFIEIPENIDEVINQGLVKVAAPLLLDPASSVRNASSGMLRNLSAVKLDICDSLMDQDIMTPLTCYFHEHAESWIPDPISKSRDEDIDTFVQCVNLLLNLCESSDLAVKYVGQSRILDILPRYLDMSLFGIDIVAAVLQCLFVVVEDNPLAMEKIKSNCQKQLQTLIYLEGTDPSQLLIKTLSAGVIINTHGGKLTTLPIEMINQIMSILAKTLSVDHRFACNQLSSQVPLKNTSGKMEDPPKIKDAQILDKQIKAVIQMLDAQQSAIEIIANICSDEDGDDINSDSSSENNEIDEEICQNGNGTLLTEDKLPPEVLEALVNFKVFQRVWARTEMPAQNVVMILKDYEGSQLICKKLQSLQTRALLCVNNMISSLPNASLGGVNGIYKIWVDAGKLVFKQREENLNLLESATAVMRAALDKIKLRDSDKASDISLFNDLAISDIEIMLTGIRQCEVPEIRSNLIRMVGILALLLVNNLNDITSNVICTITDFIIEQSHKENEVWVLAEALDTLVDLYAEDETDYLAAKVKLVDKLAILAPILKNKARQQKRLPKEYKVLVNTAITNLPRFINYKKERVSKL, from the exons ATGGGTAAGGTTCGAAAAACTAAGGCTCGTAAAGTCAAAAACGCTGTGGTTAGCGAAGAGAGCAATGAAGAAGAGCAACTTTCAAATGATAGCAAAGAGAATGCGGTTCAAACGATATTAGATCAGTTGCAG GGAGCAAGTGTTGAAGAGAAGTATTGCGGTTTGCAAACTTTGGCAATGTTTATAGAGATTCCAGAGAATATTGATGAAGTTATAAACCAGGGTCTTGTAAAAGTTGCTGCTCCTTTATTGCTGGATCCTGCTAGTTCTGTGAGAAATGCATCATCTGGTATGCTTCGAAATCTATCTGCTGTTAAGCTGGATATTTGTGATTCTCTGATGGATCAGGATATTATGACACCGTTGACCTGCTATTTTCATGAA caTGCAGAATCATGGATACCTGATCCAATTTCTAAATCAAGAGATGAAGATATTGATACATTTGTTCAATGTGTTAATTTGTTGTTGAATTTGTGTGAAAGTTCTG ACTTAGCTGTTAAATATGTTGGTCAATCTAGGATACTAGATATACTTCCAAGATACTTAGATATGTCATTATTTGGTATAGACATAGTAGCAGCAGTACTGCAATGCctgtttgttgttgttgaagACAATCCACTTGCAATggaaaaaatcaaatcaaattgtcAAAAACAGCTACAAACTTTAATCTATCTGGAAGGAACTGACCCCTCTCAACtcttaattaaaacattatctGCTGgagttataataaatacacatgGAGGCAAACTTACAACCTTACCTATTGAAATGATAAATCAAATAATGTCTATACTAGCAAAGACTTTATCAGTGGATCATAGGTTTGCTTGCAATCAGTTGTCAAGTCAAGTTCCATTGAAAAATACTTCTGGAAAGATGGAGGACCCACCTAAAATTAAAGATGCGCAAATATTAGACAAACAAATTAAGGCAGTCATTCAAATGCTGGATGCCCAACAAAGTGCTATTGAAATCATTGCTAACATTTGTTCAGATGAAG ATGGCGATGATATCAATAGTGATAGCTCTtctgaaaataatgaaattgatGAAGAAATTTGTCAGAATGGAAATGGTACACTCCTCACAGAAGATAAACTTCCTCCAGAAGTCTTGGAAGCATTAGTGAATTTTGAAGTATTTCAAAGAGTATGGGCAAGAACAGAAATGCCAGCCCAAAATGTAGTCATGATTTTAAAAGATTATGAAGGTTCTCAATTGATATGCAAAAA attacagAGTTTACAAACGAGAGCTCTACTGTGTGTTAACAATATGATATCTTCACTACCAAATGCGAGTCTTGGAGGTGTTAATGGTATCTATAAAATCTGGGTGGATGCAGGAAAATTAGTATTCAAACAAAGAGAAGAAAATTTAAATCTCTTAGAATCTGCTACAGCAGTGATGAGAGCTGCACTAGATAAAATAAAGCTTAGAGACAGTGATAAAGCTAGTGATATTAGCTTATTCAATGATCTGGCCATCTCTGATATAGAA ATTATGTTAACTGGAATCAGACAATGTGAAGTGCCTGAGATAAGGTCAAACCTAATACGAATGGTCGGTATACTTGCCCTATTATTGGTAAACAACTTGAATGACATCACTTCTAATGTGATTTGCACCATCACAGATTTCATAATAGAACAATCACACAAAGAGAATGAAGTATGGGTGCTGGCCGAGGCACTAGATACTTTGGTAGATTTATATGCTGAAGATGAAACAGATTATTTAGCTGCTAAAGTGAAACTAGTTGACAAGTTGGCGATACTGGCACCAATTTTAAAGAATAAG GCTAGACAGCAAAAGAGACTTCCAAAAGAATACAAAGTTCTCGTCAATACTGCGATCACTAATTTACCGAGATTTATAAATTACAAGAAAGAAAGAGTAAGCAAGTTATAA
- the LOC100620062 gene encoding 71 kDa protein isoform X2, producing MGKVRKTKARKVKNAVVSEESNEEEQLSNDSKENAVQTILDQLQGASVEEKYCGLQTLAMFIEIPENIDEVINQGLVKVAAPLLLDPASSVRNASSGMLRNLSAVKLDICDSLMDQDIMTPLTCYFHEHAESWIPDPISKSRDEDIDTFVQCVNLLLNLCESSDLAVKYVGQSRILDILPRYLDMSLFGIDIVAAVLQCLFVVVEDNPLAMEKIKSNCQKQLQTLIYLEGTDPSQLLIKTLSAGVIINTHGGKLTTLPIEMINQIMSILAKTLSVDHRFACNQLSSQVPLKNTSGKMEDPPKIKDAQILDKQIKAVIQMLDAQQSAIEIIANICSDEDGDDINSDSSSENNEIDEEICQNGNGTLLTEDKLPPEVLEALVNFEVFQRVWARTEMPAQNVVMILKDYEGSQLICKKLQSLQTRALLCVNNMISSLPNASLGGVNGIYKIWVDAGKLVFKQREENLNLLESATAVMRAALDKIKLRDSDKASDISLFNDLAISDIEIMLTGIRQCEVPEIRSNLIRMIS from the exons ATGGGTAAGGTTCGAAAAACTAAGGCTCGTAAAGTCAAAAACGCTGTGGTTAGCGAAGAGAGCAATGAAGAAGAGCAACTTTCAAATGATAGCAAAGAGAATGCGGTTCAAACGATATTAGATCAGTTGCAG GGAGCAAGTGTTGAAGAGAAGTATTGCGGTTTGCAAACTTTGGCAATGTTTATAGAGATTCCAGAGAATATTGATGAAGTTATAAACCAGGGTCTTGTAAAAGTTGCTGCTCCTTTATTGCTGGATCCTGCTAGTTCTGTGAGAAATGCATCATCTGGTATGCTTCGAAATCTATCTGCTGTTAAGCTGGATATTTGTGATTCTCTGATGGATCAGGATATTATGACACCGTTGACCTGCTATTTTCATGAA caTGCAGAATCATGGATACCTGATCCAATTTCTAAATCAAGAGATGAAGATATTGATACATTTGTTCAATGTGTTAATTTGTTGTTGAATTTGTGTGAAAGTTCTG ACTTAGCTGTTAAATATGTTGGTCAATCTAGGATACTAGATATACTTCCAAGATACTTAGATATGTCATTATTTGGTATAGACATAGTAGCAGCAGTACTGCAATGCctgtttgttgttgttgaagACAATCCACTTGCAATggaaaaaatcaaatcaaattgtcAAAAACAGCTACAAACTTTAATCTATCTGGAAGGAACTGACCCCTCTCAACtcttaattaaaacattatctGCTGgagttataataaatacacatgGAGGCAAACTTACAACCTTACCTATTGAAATGATAAATCAAATAATGTCTATACTAGCAAAGACTTTATCAGTGGATCATAGGTTTGCTTGCAATCAGTTGTCAAGTCAAGTTCCATTGAAAAATACTTCTGGAAAGATGGAGGACCCACCTAAAATTAAAGATGCGCAAATATTAGACAAACAAATTAAGGCAGTCATTCAAATGCTGGATGCCCAACAAAGTGCTATTGAAATCATTGCTAACATTTGTTCAGATGAAG ATGGCGATGATATCAATAGTGATAGCTCTtctgaaaataatgaaattgatGAAGAAATTTGTCAGAATGGAAATGGTACACTCCTCACAGAAGATAAACTTCCTCCAGAAGTCTTGGAAGCATTAGTGAATTTTGAAGTATTTCAAAGAGTATGGGCAAGAACAGAAATGCCAGCCCAAAATGTAGTCATGATTTTAAAAGATTATGAAGGTTCTCAATTGATATGCAAAAA attacagAGTTTACAAACGAGAGCTCTACTGTGTGTTAACAATATGATATCTTCACTACCAAATGCGAGTCTTGGAGGTGTTAATGGTATCTATAAAATCTGGGTGGATGCAGGAAAATTAGTATTCAAACAAAGAGAAGAAAATTTAAATCTCTTAGAATCTGCTACAGCAGTGATGAGAGCTGCACTAGATAAAATAAAGCTTAGAGACAGTGATAAAGCTAGTGATATTAGCTTATTCAATGATCTGGCCATCTCTGATATAGAA ATTATGTTAACTGGAATCAGACAATGTGAAGTGCCTGAGATAAGGTCAAACCTAATACGAATG ATTTCATAA